aagagcccagcctggaccccaagagccctgccggacaccaagagcccagccggacaccaagagcccagcctggcagcaaggaccagacacactacaacagtgtgagtatattgccatttgtgtgtgtgtgtgtgtgtgcgcatttgtgtatgacgtactgactatagcaagagcttataaaacctgaatccaacctgaggcctgccgtcatcctgcaacagccattgccatgctacagtccagatccaccgtgaggcctgccactgtgaagatatcaagctccagccggaggactgatggccgtgtgtgtgtgtgtgtgtgggtgtgtgtgtttatttttgtactgctgtgtgcttttgtatgtatgtgttcacgtgcctgcaccttattatgccttcgtcaatattgcgactgttcatgtgttatgcttgcgttatgactcggcttgcaggtatgtttgtgtgcgtcttgttggttgcatgtgcatttgtcaatgccatattggttaatattgatttttgatgtatttactaattaaggtaccgtcacactgagtgacgctgcagcaataccgacaataatccggatcactgcagcgtcgctgtttggtcgctggagagctgttacacagacagctctccagcaaccaacgatgccagtaaccagggtaaacatggggttactaagtgcatagccgcgcttagtaacccgatgtttaccatggttaccagtgtaaaagtaaaaaaaaaaaaaggtaaaaaaaaaaatatccgctgtctgtccccgtgctgtgcttctctgcattgtgagcgccagccagccgtaaagcagagcagagcagtgacgtcaccactctgctttccggccgctgtgcttatacagggcagagaagcagaacgccgagggacagacagcggaacataagtatgaagtgtttgtgttttttcttacttttacactgttaaccagggtaaacatcgggttaataagtgcagagccgcgcttagtaacctgatgtttaccctagttaccagtgaacaaatcgcttaattggcgtcacacacggcgattcagcgatgtctacataaagtccagcaacgaaataaagttctggactttctgcagcgaccaatgacatcacagcaggattctgatcgccgctgtgtgtcaaactgaacgatatcgctaaccaggacgctgcaacgtcacggtttgctagcgatatcgttcagtgtgacggtacctttaaggtaccgtcacacttagcgacgctgcagcgatactgacaacgatccggatcgctgcagcgtcgctgtttggtcgctggagagctgtcacaaagaccgctctccagcgaccaacgatccagaggtccccggtaaaccagggtaaacatcgggtaactaagcgcagggccgcgcttagtaacccgatgtttaccctggttaccagcgtaaaaaaacaaacagtacatacttacattcagctgtctgtcccctgccgtctggttactgcactgaatgctggccgtaaagtgaaagcagagcacagccacagcggtgagtcatcgctgtgtgactcaccgctgtgctgtgctttcactttcactttccggccagcagtcagtgcaggaaccagacggcaggggacagacagctgaatgtaagtatgtactgtttgtttttttacgctggtaaccagggtaaacatcgggttactaagcgcggccctgcgcttagttacccgatgtttaccctggttaccagcaaagacatcgctgaatcggtgtcacacacgccgattcagcgatgtctgcggggagtccagcgaccaaataaagttctggactttattccccgaccagcgacatcacagcaggggcctgatcgctgctgcgtgtcacactggacgatatcgctagtgaggacgctgcaacgtcacagatcgctagcgatatcgtctagtgtgacagtacctttagtatagtgttttgtgcaacttttttttttttttgtttattaaaatggatgtattattgcaaagtctaatggtctgcagcttgaggttatattttttttttttaaatttacttaaccattcccattcgatgtacttgtattttaaaataaagagcatttctgctccattgtgatttaaaaaaaaaaaaaaagaaataaattatatattaataaaatgtttcttaaaaaattgtccgtagtataatttcttaaaggtaaatttaaatcaggtgtatgtaccaatggttacacatgcaatacagagttgtttgagtggtcattttttaataaaggttatcctttgaaattttatttcggggaggtaattgttttttttttaaaacataaaaatatttttaaaggtgtctcacagtttacctttttttgtttttgggacatggaaaagaatggtataacgtgcaccagtttttgggtttgggtgttcacatatttttctcattttaacatggtgtttagtggtaaacattacctatttctgctttggtctaactttcaatccattatacttattatattgcagatagagtagggaccacactgaccggcataagccacctggaccacagccacctggcccacatccagaaaatctgaaaagtaagttttgaagaccccaaatctgctacttcaatgtgtagagcagattgcaagtgtcttttaacttacagacctaccaggaccacagccacctggaccacagccacctggaccacagccacctggaccacagccacctggcccacatccagaaaatctgaaaagtaagttttgaagaccccaaatctgctacttcaatgtgtagagcagattgcaagtgtcttttaacttacagacctaccaggaccacagccacctggaccacagccacctggaccacagccaccttgaccacagccacctggaccacagccacctggaccacagccacctggcccacatccagaaaatctgaaaagttttgaagactccaaatctgctacttcaatgtgtagagcagattgcaagtgtcttttaacttacagacctaccaggaccacagccacctggaccacagccacctggaccacagccaccttgaccacagccaccttgaccacagccacctggaccacagccacctggaccacagccacctggcccacatccagaaaatctgaaaagtaagttttgaagaccccaaatctgctacttcaatgtgtagagcagattgcaagtgtcttttaacttacagacctaccaggaccacagccacctggaccacagccacctggaccacagccacctggaccacagccacctggcccacatccagaaaatctgaaaagtaagttttgaagactccaaatctgctacttcaatgtgtagagcagattgcaagtgtcttttaacttacagacctaccaggaccacagccacctggaccacagccacacaatgtcctcttccggcagccctcctccacagcaacagcaggtatcggtaagtaaaaaaaatttttttgtttttttttttaaatttacatcattttgagtcactacatgcatttattatgtttaaacaggaatcagaatccgatgaggagctgtcggaagggaccgagacgggtggagacatcgaagtggaggaggaaccaagtgtaagtagtggtgaaacacttgcttcacacatcacactgcaccgtacacaaaacagaatttcatatataacgtaacacagaaaacatatacatacattaaagctaatttttttatcctttatttcagtctcctgctgctgctgctgctgctgctgctgctggtgctgctgaacgtccagcacagcatgaaggttctcccaggcgctcccagagtcggcggactcgacgccgcggtcggccatcagtgagtcggttttttgtggggcttcaattgttaattttttgctttcagtctactaatttttaattcttttttttttttttgttctaacaggcttcacagtgtgctcccgaatacgattcagatatcgatattgaagccctcatcgaggaggttcgtgaacgggagccactgtggaacatggctgaccgcaggcatgctgataccagtgtcacccatcggctctggttggaagtatgccggaacatctttgcgaggtgggaggaccttcttccacagcagcagagcaaactatgtaagtattcacttttcagtgatgttttgagctgaatgtaatgtcttgcatttacgaatattttttttttttcttcattcctgtcttcacaggtaccaaggttaggaagcggtggcggtcattgagggatcgctttaagagggagtttaacgaggagatgcaggccccgagtggctcagcagcaaggaagaagaggaggtacagatatggcccgaacctctccttcctgagggaaaccatgctgagtagagtgtaagtattcaacatcacagtaagaacctgtctaatcacaaaacttttgtttcagtccggcctttttcatatcaatatattaacttatttttttttctttcacagcacctactccagccaccgtgcgcctgcatctacctctgcaccctctgaagcgatccctcctgagtccgccaccggggaccacgtcggtaggccccacacctctcacccctctgtcccctccacttcatccgcctctaccagtggagtgcagccttccttactcgcatctgatggtcaacagatagcgttccctttaccccacccctctgaccctgccacctctacaccaccggtaggttcatggcggcagcgtcagaggggtcaggaaaggagctatgctcctgagttcttgcatctaaatgcaggcttccaaaattcatttaaaattttgggagaacaagtgactgctggtttcagcatgatgcaatcacgcatgagtgaaaaccaccatgaaatcagcagtcgcttggatagactgcatttagatgtaagtcaagctccagccaatcttttttttcagtccatgctcaggagcatggaaaagctttcttttgatcagcagatgcgggtaatgaatagctgccataacgctctgctgaaggtaattaacgaaccccaatctacccccacacctccccacacatcccagtcccaatttcaacaccatgccccacaatatcaccgccagtcccaatatccacatcactctcaatatcaacatcactaccaatacccaacccggcccacaacccaaatgtattcacccgtgttttcttcatctttgcccagctttacttccccagtaagttttccacctaccccaacacaacacccctctggtcagcctcctgttttcccccccccttccactacagacgcaacaggtagggtttccccaatcccacctaccgacgtggtccaaccttccagcccctcctcccatagttactccacccaacaataccaggacctgtgaacctggaatgtacttgtacatagtttttttttgccaaaaaaaaaaggttctttaaattaccaaaaaaaaaaatagtgtgggaaaattacccacaaaaaatatattttttgaaataaacataattctggtttacaatctactgtgtgtgtgtgttcattaattaaggtaaatatgaaaggttaagtgaaaagaaacaccagacgttttcaaggtttaacaaaatggttttatattatattagcaagcaaaccacacacactctttttttttttttttttgtggcagttgctaccaaaaaattttggaaaaaaaaaagaaaaaaaattaaaaaaaagtcacacaattatgtcttgccatggaatccgcccaacaggtgacaaaaaatattcagcaaactgttccctcatcctagtaacagaaccggtggagcgaacagaggcacttcggtaatcccacaaggatgtctccaattgttcgtcatccaaggtaacgggctcctttgaaataacaaaattatggagcaccacacatgccttgacaacatcgtctacagtttttgtatccagttttattgccgtcagcagaactctccactttgctgtcaaaataccgaaagagcactctaccactcttcttgctctggtaagacggtaattaaatacccgcttggtgcggtgtaattcacggctgctgtatggtttcagtaggtgcggcgacagttgaaaggcttcatcacctacacacacatagggcaaggctggttcactggttcctgggagcggtcttgctggcgggaaattgtatgtatctccatacaggcagcgacccatcggagagtttttaaacacttgggagtcgttggaccggccatacgctcctatatccacagcaaggaatcggcagttggcgtcagcaatagccatgagtacaattgagaagtattttttatagttatagtactctgatcctgttcctgccggttttgcaatcctaatgtgtttgccgtccacagcaccaacacaatttggaaaattacacattcgctcaaattgttcggaacttctcatccagatttccattgttggttgtgggatatactccagctgtgtcccaaatcgcacgacatgtgtccttcacaattccgccaatagtggaaatccccagccggaattggaaatggagtgaagtcaaagactcacccgtagctaggaagctgcagggaaaaataaaaaaaaatgtaaaaaaaaattgcacagaccatcaaccaagaaaaacaagtggaatggcctcaaataaaccaacaaattacatgctacagtaaatgcggcgcaatgtgtcagcgcagtattctctgcagcatttaataacattcaatatgaccaatgacacaagaaaaaaaaacaagtggaatggcctcacataaaccaacaaatgacatgctacagtaaatgcggcgcaatgtgtcagcgcagtattctctgcagcatgtactcacattcaatatgagcaatgacataaagaaaaaatgcttaccgcagtgtcaccatgagccgctccgccggtgtgatggcaagcctcatccttgtgtcctgcctttggatgacatcctctatttttccaaccaaataatcgaaatgttccatcctcatccgtacataactaaagaatttttgggggttgcaccgcaactccagatagagagtggactggacacccctggtcatccgcagctcattgattggatgtatccagaatcgtcgccttctccgttgcatcatccgtctttctgctgccgcctccttctcccgcactatgatatccaggcgattcgtctcaaatataacttcagtaaccaaactcgaaatcctcccaattacaccatccatcattgccactaaactaaaaccctcaaagatgtgctgtaaatacagtcagtatatagatttccctagtttccagtagccaatcaaattttggtgcctcccattttaaaaacggatccgtcgtaaaaacgtatgcaacggatggaaaaaacgtatgcaacgtatgcaacgcatccagcatttcaacggaaccgtttatcggatttgcgacggttttgcgacggatccgtcgaaatgctgtattcgttgcatacgttttgcagttttttgacgcatccgttttttcgggaaaaagacgtttttgggacggattgcagttaacgctagtgtgaaagtagcctaagcagcaCTGTAaagccacatttggggtattgctacattcagtagaaattgtgggacaaatgttgGTGTCATTTTTAGCCATTtccccttatgaaaatgaaaaaggtggggctaaaactaaattttggtggtaaaaaatgcaattattttttcttctgtgacacaccagtggtgttaatatgatccctgcacccgtagatgaattaattgagaggtgtagtttgtaaaataaggtcACTTATGGGAGGTACTGCAGTTCTAGCACTACAGGGGCTCTCCCattgggtcatggcacccacaaaccataacagtaaaatctgcactatagtatggtgctcgttcccttctgagctttgcactgtgtttgAGAAGTatatcctgattacatgtaggttaTTGGCACACTCAGAagtaatttttacaacaaactgaggtccatttttttctattggccttagaaaacttggggctaaaacaacattttagtggtaaaaatgtaattattcttgcttcaccgcccaatagtataaaattctgtgacacccccgtggtgtcaatatgatcaccccccatcagatgaattcattgggggtgcAGTTGGGTGCAGTTTGTAAAACAGTATCACTTATGGGGTATTTCTGTtgatctggcacctcaggggctccgtcaatgtgaaatggcaccctcaaaccattccagcaaaatctgaactctaatatggtgcattttcctttttgggctttgcaATGTGTCTCATCTGTAGTTTTCGATGATACCATATGggatatcggtgaactcaggagaaattgtgtaaggaggtggaacacaagaagagtccgggggaggttaccttctctgctccgtgcctggaaccattgagctgtgctacaggttccccgggGGGCAGGCttggagactgggacaggaaggaagccgggcagagagtggGAAAGGCGCGCACGTGCAAGTGGCAGAGCAGTTTGTGCAGCGGTCAGGGCAggacgcagctgcgctccgggggaggagagagggctcccggtcagaggacaaatgcagggagattgcccagaaagactgcatcttgtgagtacatgaaagcagactctgctgtgactggagaggggcgccttgagacctgtgcagagacattggtccatgcagagactgtgaccccctggtaaccacggtatcagtgcagagactgtgatccctggtacccacggtatcagtgcagagactgtgattcctggtacccacggtatcagtgcagagcccctgattccagttaagagacttaataatagactgagaatcgttttcccgggataggctgtgctgtaaaagctaaagactcagagcctgtgcatatcacattaactcccgaaaccccaggcagcagattcctagagactactcagcccacggacaacagagggatgacaagtgtcgctgttttctcggcgcctacgttggagaagacgacccttcaaggaagtcctcatcagactgataagtgttctttttctcgAAATcccgcttaattctgttacactgtttgactcccatattttgcaccgttatcttttcagttcatattctactgttttctccctgcaaggagaatattgtccctgttaataaattccccccaacagttggtctgtctgttccgtggtgccatactcaaccctgcaccctattacaatTGCataacaattttgggggtctatttttatcctgctatccttgtgaaaatgaaattggggcaaaatatatatttttttcattttcatagatcaacgttgtaaaattctgtgaaacacctgtgggttTAAGCTGCTCACCACAAGTCTAGTTAAATTCCTTTAGGGGTTTTgtttcacatgtggggggtttcactgtttaggcacatcagggctctccaaatgcaacatgacaagcGCAGACCATGTTTTCCTGTATATGCCTTGCTCTGTCTCATATCATTCTGATGGGTTATTTTACCTTGGAGAGCTCTAACTATTGCTGTTATGAGTGGTACCTTCATTTTTCACTATGGCATACCAACTAATCTAAATACTGGGGAGTTTTGGTACACATATTTGGCTATTTCCATATGGGATTTATGTTATTTAACAGGGCACTAGTAGCCTATATGTTACTCATATATAAACGCCATTGGATGTTCGCTCCAATTATGATTTATGTATCTTGATTCCCATGCTTGTTATCATTTTTGTGGATGTGTAGTTTATTGACACTGTGTGAAATTGCCTTTAACTTTTTATGTATGCAATGTACCAATTATTTTGTTATgtgatcaataataaaattgtcttTTTTATATATTATACCCTAGATTTTGTACTCCAAGTCTTTTGTAGGTTGCACATTTTGGTGGAGTGTCTAATATTTGTCTAATTTTACATATTTGTCTACTATTTACACATAGTTATGAGTTACTTTTGTATCACTATATTGTACTTTTTGGATGATACTGATAGTACATATTGTGTAATTGCAGCATTTTTCCTGCACCAAAAATCACAGCATTGTCAGGACAAAAAAAGTACAATTCACATTTTTTGGGCAAGTACCGTATTTACTTGCGTTTTTCACCAATTCATTTGACTGAGTGAAACATACTAAAATATGTAACATGCAGCATCTTGGAAAAACACACAGCAGTACTAAAAATACACATGGAAAAAAAGCAGCgcatgcatgagatttcagaaatcttgttGACTATGCTAGTACTATAAAATATTGTATATGTTATGCACCAAATCCATtgcagaaaatgcacaacaaaaatATACATGTGAATATATCCTAAAATACACCTAGAAGTCagctaaattattatttatttatatagcaccattaattccgtggtgctgtacatgagaaaagttatagatatcgtttacagtaaacaaatttacaatgacagactgatacaggggggagaggactctgtccttgcggacttacattctacgggataatgtggaagagacagaaggatgggggtgcggcagctctggtggtggtgacgtgtcagctcgggtggtggtgacacggcagctcgggtggtgacacggcagctcgggtggttgatgaggcggcagctgtaggctttcctgaaaaaatgggttttcaggttcggtctgaaggatccgagggtggtggataatcgaacgtgttgaggcgtggaattccagaggatgggggatattcgggagaaatcttggaagcggttgtgggaggaacgaataagtgtggaggagagtaggaggtcttgggaggatcgaagattacgtgaggcaaGATAGTGGGagactagttcagagatatagggagtggacaggttgtggatggctttgtagtgttagtagtttgatctggattcgttggggaattgggagccagtggagggatctgcagaggggagaaacagggtagtagcgaggagagaggtggattagctgggcagaagagttgaggacagactggagcagtgcaagagagttagcgggaggccacaaaggaggatgttgcagtaattgaggtgggagatgataagggcatgcacaagtagtggattgtgggctgaggatgggacggattctggcaatatttttgagttggaggcgacaggaggtggcaagagtttggacgtgcggtttgaaggacagggcaaagtcaagagttaccccgaggcagcggatttcaggtgcgggagagagcatgatgccatttaccataatagatagatcaggtagtggggatacgcgagatgggggaaagatgatgattttggttttgtctacattgagttttaggaaacgagagttgaagaaggaggatatggctgatagacactctgggattctggacagcagtgaggtgacatctgggccagagaggtagatctgagtgtcgtctgcatacaggtggtactggaagccatgggactttatgagttgtcctaagtCAAGGGTATAGATgagaaaaagtaggggccctaggacagagccttgagggacaccaacagagagaggtcgggatgaggaggtagtgtgggagtgggaaacgctaaatgtgcggttggaaaggtataagGCAATCCAGGAaatggcaaggcctttgatgccaagggaagaaagaatctgtagcagtaggcagtggtcgactgtgtcaaaagcagaggacaggtcatgaaGGAGGAGAACTGTctattagctttggctgtgagtaagtcattagtaattttggtcagagcagtttcggtggagtggtgggagcGGAAGTCagattgtcaaggagagagttagatgagaggtgggaggaaagttgagcatggacatgctgctcaaggagtttggaagtgaacgggagcagtgatatggggcgatagctgggcatagcagttgggtcaaggttagctttcttgaggatgggtgtgatggtggcatgtttgaagacaGAGGGGAAGGtatcagaagatagcgataggttgaagagatgggttagggctggaatgagcatgttagtgaggttggggagcaagtgggaagggatggggtcaagtgcacaggtggtgaggtgtgatttggaaaggag
This region of Ranitomeya imitator isolate aRanImi1 chromosome 1, aRanImi1.pri, whole genome shotgun sequence genomic DNA includes:
- the LOC138644562 gene encoding uncharacterized protein; its protein translation is MSSSGSPPPQQQQVSESESDEELSEGTETGGDIEVEEEPSSPAAAAAAAAAGAAERPAQHEGSPRRSQSRRTRRRGRPSASQCAPEYDSDIDIEALIEEVREREPLWNMADRRHADTSVTHRLWLEVCRNIFARWEDLLPQQQSKLCTKVRKRWRSLRDRFKREFNEEMQAPSGSAARKKRRYRYGPNLSFLRETMLSRVTYSSHRAPASTSAPSEAIPPESATGDHVGRPHTSHPSVPSTSSASTSGVQPSLLASDGQQIAFPLPHPSDPATSTPPVGSWRQRQRGQERSYAPEFLHLNAGFQNSFKILGEQVTAGFSMMQSRMSENHHEISSRLDRLHLDVSQAPANLFFQSMLRSMEKLSFDQQMRVMNSCHNALLKVINEPQSTPTPPHTSQSQFQHHAPQYHRQSQYPHHSQYQHHYQYPTRPTTQMYSPVFSSSLPSFTSPVSFPPTPTQHPSGQPPVFPPPSTTDATGRVSPIPPTDVVQPSSPSSHSYSTQQYQDL